In Verrucomicrobiia bacterium, one genomic interval encodes:
- a CDS encoding DUF192 domain-containing protein — protein MKEPEPKLKPKWRVVNQRTAEVILPFLEIADHFWTRFKGLQGRADLEPGHGLLLVPCSSVHTFMMRFPIDLILLDRTGKVLGVKSTVRPWRMVAPVSQTYAIIEVKGGSALAVSPGDLLRLERVQGQELPASLGFLLKP, from the coding sequence ATGAAAGAGCCTGAACCGAAACTAAAACCCAAATGGCGGGTCGTCAATCAAAGGACGGCGGAAGTCATCCTGCCTTTTCTCGAGATCGCGGACCATTTTTGGACCCGCTTCAAAGGCCTTCAGGGGAGAGCGGATCTCGAGCCCGGCCACGGCCTTTTGCTGGTGCCCTGTTCTTCCGTGCATACCTTTATGATGCGCTTTCCGATCGACCTGATCCTGCTCGACAGGACCGGCAAGGTCCTGGGCGTGAAATCCACAGTCCGTCCCTGGCGCATGGTAGCCCCGGTTTCTCAAACCTATGCCATAATTGAAGTTAAAGGGGGAAGCGCGCTTGCGGTGTCCCCCGGGGACTTGCTTCGCCTCGAAAGAGTCCAGGGACAGGAGCTTCCCGCCTCCCTGGGTTTTTTATTAAAACCTTAA
- a CDS encoding succinate dehydrogenase cytochrome b subunit, whose product MPVMPIQSSIGKKAVMALSGLVLFGFIVAHLLGNLSIYAGPDGINAYAVHLRELGPLLWIARLVLITALLLHVGTAICLTRENRAARPVPYVYKSSIQATYAARTMMVSGLIVLAFVIYHLLHFTFGVTHPQLAHLEDAKGRHDVYTMVVKSFQNPVVALSYVVAQVLLAMHLSHGIYSLFQSLGLRHEKCFPMLKKAAFAVAWTIFAGYISIPLSALFGILKAGGAV is encoded by the coding sequence ATGCCGGTAATGCCTATTCAGAGTTCCATCGGAAAAAAAGCGGTCATGGCCTTGTCGGGACTGGTCCTGTTTGGGTTTATCGTGGCTCATTTGCTGGGGAACCTTAGTATTTATGCCGGGCCGGACGGGATCAACGCTTATGCGGTTCACCTCCGCGAACTGGGGCCGCTCCTCTGGATCGCGCGCCTGGTTCTGATCACCGCGCTCCTCCTTCATGTCGGCACCGCGATTTGCCTGACCCGGGAGAACCGCGCGGCACGTCCCGTGCCTTACGTTTATAAGAGCAGCATCCAGGCGACTTACGCGGCGCGAACCATGATGGTCTCGGGGCTCATCGTTCTGGCCTTTGTGATTTACCATCTGCTGCATTTCACATTCGGCGTCACGCACCCGCAGCTGGCGCATCTGGAAGACGCCAAGGGGCGTCATGACGTTTACACCATGGTCGTCAAAAGTTTCCAGAATCCGGTCGTGGCGCTCTCGTACGTCGTGGCGCAGGTTCTTCTGGCCATGCACCTGAGCCACGGGATTTACAGCCTGTTCCAGTCGCTCGGGCTTCGCCATGAAAAATGTTTTCCCATGCTGAAGAAAGCGGCGTTTGCCGTGGCCTGGACGATTTTCGCGGGCTACATCTCGATTCCGCTGAGCGCTCTCTTCGGTATCCTGAAAGCCGGAGGCGCGGTATGA
- a CDS encoding fumarate reductase/succinate dehydrogenase flavoprotein subunit, whose protein sequence is MTLDGRVPEGPLHEKWDRHKMAMKLVNPANKRKYKVLVVGTGLAGASAAASMAELGYQVESFCFQDSPRRAHSIAAQGGINAAKNYPNDGDSIERLFYDTVKGGDFRSREANVYRLAQVSVNIIDQCVAQGVPFAREYSGYLTNRSFGGAQVSRTFYARGQTGQQLLLGAYQALERQIGLGKVKMHPRTEMLDLVVVDGHAKGIVTRCLITGKIESWAGDAVVLATGGYGNVFYLSTNAKGCNVTAIHRAYKKGAFMANPCYTQIHPTCIPVSGDYQSKLTLMSESLRNDGRVWVPKKKGDNRPPHQIPEDERDYFLERKYPSFGNLAPRDISSRSCKEACDDGRGVGPGGQGVYLDFADAIKRLGMPVIKERYGNLLHMYEKITGENPYERPMRIYPAIHYTMGGLWVDYNLMSNLPGLFVVGEANFSDHGANRLGASALMQGLADGYFVLPYTIADYLARVKPGSAKVDQAEFKKAADGAAELTKKLLSINGKRTVDEIHRELGKLLWDKCGMARTEASLKEALQIIPKIREEFWKNVKVTGKGEELNQSLEKAGRVADFLEFAELLCLDALTRNESCGGHFRVEYQTEEGEAKRDDANYCHVSAWEFKGVDQKPVLHKEKLEYEHIHLAQRSYK, encoded by the coding sequence ATGACGCTCGACGGCAGAGTTCCCGAGGGACCGCTTCACGAAAAATGGGATCGGCACAAGATGGCCATGAAGCTGGTCAATCCGGCCAACAAGCGCAAGTACAAGGTGCTGGTCGTGGGCACGGGCCTCGCCGGCGCTTCCGCCGCGGCCTCGATGGCCGAACTCGGCTATCAGGTCGAGAGCTTCTGCTTCCAGGACAGTCCGCGGCGCGCGCACAGCATCGCGGCGCAGGGCGGCATCAACGCGGCGAAGAATTATCCTAACGACGGCGATTCGATCGAGCGCCTTTTCTACGATACAGTGAAGGGCGGCGACTTCCGCTCGCGCGAAGCCAACGTTTACCGCCTCGCGCAGGTGAGCGTGAACATCATCGACCAATGCGTGGCCCAGGGCGTTCCGTTTGCCCGCGAGTACAGCGGCTACCTGACCAACCGTTCGTTCGGCGGCGCGCAGGTTTCCCGCACGTTTTACGCGCGCGGCCAGACAGGCCAGCAGCTCCTTCTCGGCGCTTACCAGGCGCTCGAGCGCCAGATCGGCCTCGGTAAAGTAAAGATGCATCCGCGCACGGAAATGCTCGACCTTGTCGTCGTGGACGGCCATGCGAAAGGCATCGTGACGCGCTGCCTGATCACAGGCAAAATCGAAAGCTGGGCCGGCGATGCGGTCGTGCTTGCGACCGGCGGCTATGGCAATGTGTTTTACCTTTCGACGAACGCCAAGGGCTGCAACGTGACCGCGATCCACCGCGCATACAAAAAGGGCGCTTTCATGGCGAACCCCTGCTACACGCAGATCCACCCGACCTGCATTCCGGTGAGCGGCGACTATCAGTCGAAACTCACGCTGATGTCGGAATCGCTGCGCAACGACGGCCGCGTGTGGGTGCCGAAGAAAAAAGGCGATAACCGTCCGCCGCACCAGATTCCGGAAGACGAGCGCGATTATTTTCTGGAGCGCAAGTATCCCAGCTTCGGCAATCTCGCGCCGCGCGACATTTCTTCGCGCAGCTGCAAGGAAGCCTGCGACGACGGCCGCGGCGTGGGCCCGGGCGGCCAGGGCGTGTACCTTGATTTCGCGGATGCCATCAAGCGGCTCGGCATGCCGGTGATTAAGGAACGTTACGGCAACTTGCTGCACATGTACGAGAAGATCACGGGCGAGAATCCGTACGAGCGCCCGATGCGCATTTATCCCGCGATCCATTACACGATGGGCGGGCTCTGGGTCGATTACAACCTGATGAGCAACCTGCCGGGCCTTTTCGTGGTGGGCGAAGCGAATTTTTCCGATCACGGCGCGAACCGCTTGGGTGCTTCGGCGCTGATGCAGGGCCTGGCCGACGGCTATTTTGTGCTGCCTTACACGATCGCGGATTATCTGGCGCGCGTGAAGCCGGGTTCGGCGAAGGTGGATCAGGCGGAATTCAAAAAAGCCGCGGACGGCGCCGCCGAGCTGACGAAAAAACTATTGTCCATCAACGGCAAGCGCACGGTCGACGAAATCCACCGCGAGCTGGGCAAACTGCTCTGGGACAAATGCGGCATGGCGCGCACCGAAGCCAGCCTGAAAGAGGCGCTTCAGATCATCCCGAAAATCCGCGAAGAGTTCTGGAAAAACGTGAAGGTGACCGGCAAAGGCGAAGAGCTCAACCAGTCTCTCGAAAAGGCGGGCCGCGTCGCCGACTTCCTGGAGTTTGCCGAACTGCTCTGTCTCGATGCGCTGACGCGCAACGAATCCTGCGGCGGGCATTTCCGCGTGGAATACCAGACCGAAGAGGGCGAAGCCAAGCGCGACGACGCGAATTACTGCCATGTCTCCGCGTGGGAATTCAAAGGTGTGGACCAGAAGCCGGTCCTGCACAAAGAGAAGCTGGAATACGAGCACATCCACCTGGCTCAAAGGAGTTATAAATAA